The following proteins are encoded in a genomic region of Drosophila bipectinata strain 14024-0381.07 chromosome XL, DbipHiC1v2, whole genome shotgun sequence:
- the LOC108133662 gene encoding uncharacterized protein, with product MDRALLFDLHQPEIIIPEPNTSAVEVAKHCLPPGTIVRISLLDSPPESNEEITDYEVIKYDYCRQLLRLKTAKLVANDEEAPQPQLVEAEAVVVVEEEAKQELEAMEELEAKQEPEPKQDQESQQELEAKEEVESQQELEAKEELEPKQELEAEPELLEVSEDPHAKGDTLSNQGEADQDALDAKQDLLGPVAAAPPVALPEDGGGGEEACKDEVPQVILVDLRYCCKLDIIRLPEPETPKDKEEMLDIQEPDKLKEDGVDQEVELQKIRPSEDTLPHIEHEDIVLSNEEDKEDLDIEQDIRLLWLDPHKDDDEDEEETNKEDQEEMVDQLEVPELQLESEASEWGDSNSCDFDDDPSFEPSPLVLELRRLLRRQLPYVGRIRCEPNAIIVEDRVIIQRPYLAINVKVLPEPEATSDSFTSHINDIGAYTTGQLLAEIRCLVHQFHEEFIVVLLWRRLRFNEASLETPRFDPSFFEDNSAEEEEDHPSSNDAVDNDELLQTDPEPEPETEPEDMPLSAKEPCDLPAKQPRKKKCYVNFIQNYEYVTKKVDTATPEGFLNRLRQIQANKMKLRQLELAKARLEESRRLADISLVVLNTSPSKSGPRPRRLGHKRPNPPRDSPKNRDSVSV from the coding sequence ATGGATAGGGCACTACTTTTCGATTTACACCAGCCTGAGATTATCATTCCCGAGCCAAATACCAGTGCCGTGGAAGTGGCCAAGCACTGTCTGCCACCAGGGACCATAGTGCGCATCTCGCTCCTCGACTCTCCGCCGGAATCTAACGAGGAGATTACCGACTACGAGGTCATAAAGTACGACTACTGCCGCCAGTTGCTCCGCCTGAAGACTGCCAAGTTGGTGGCCAACGATGAGGAGGCACCGCAACCACAACTAGTGGAAGCTGAAGCGGTAGTCGTAGTCGAGGAGGAAGCTAAGCAGGAACTGGAAGCTATGGAGGAACTAGAAGCCAAGCAGGAACCGGAACCTAAGCAGGATCAGGAATCTCAGCAGGAACTCGAAGCCAAGGAGGAAGTGGAATCTCAGCAGGAACTCGAAGCCAAGGAGGAACTAGAACCTAAGCAGGAACTGGAAGCCGAGCCGGAACTACTGGAGGTAAGCGAAGATCCTCATGCCAAAGGTGATACCCTCTCCAATCAAGGGGAAGCCGATCAAGATGCTCTTGATGCCAAGCAGGACTTGCTAGGTCCtgtggctgctgctcctccggTCGCTCTACCGGAGGATGGCGGCGGCGGTGAAGAAGCCTGCAAAGATGAGGTTCCTCAAGTGATCCTCGTCGATTTGCGTTATTGCTGTAAGCTGGATATCATTAGGCTACCCGAGCCAGAAACCCCTAAGGATAAAGAGGAGATGCTGGACATTCAGGAACCAGATAAACTTAAGGAGGATGGTGTAGATCAAGAAGTAGAACTTCAGAAGATTAGACCTTCTGAGGATACATTGCCACATATAGAACACGAAGACATAGTACTATCAAACGAAGAAGACAAGGAGGACCTGGATATAGAGCAGGACATAAGGCTGTTATGGCTAGATCCCCACAAAGACgatgacgaggacgaggaAGAGACTAACAAGGAGGACCAGGAGGAAATGGTGGATCAACTAGAGGTCCCAGAACTTCAACTCGAATCGGAAGCTTCTGAATGGGGCGACTCTAACTCCTGCGATTTCGATGATGATCCCTCTTTCGAGCCTAGCCCTCTCGTCCTGGAGCTGCGTCGTCTGCTCCGCCGCCAGCTGCCGTACGTCGGCAGGATTCGCTGCGAGCCCAATGCCATTATTGTGGAGGATCGGGTTATCATACAACGTCCTTATCTGGCCATCAATGTGAAGGTCCTGCCCGAGCCAGAAGCCACTTCCGACTCTTTCACTTCACACATAAACGATATAGGAGCTTATACCACTGGGCAGTTGCTGGCGGAGATCCGCTGCCTAGTCCACCAGTTTCACGAGGAGTTCATCGTGGTGCTGCTCTGGCGCAGATTGCGCTTCAATGAGGCTTCTCTGGAAACGCCTCGCTTCGATCCATCGTTCTTCGAAGACAATTCagccgaggaggaggaggatcaTCCTTCTTCTAATGATGCTGTAGATAATGATGAATTATTGCAGACCGATCCGGAACCGGAACCGGAAACAGAGCCGGAGGATATGCCGTTGTCTGCGAAGGAGCCTTGCGACTTGCCTGCGAAGCAGCCTCGCAAGAAGAAGTGCTACGTTAACTTCATTCAGAATTACGAGTACGTGACGAAAAAGGTGGACACTGCTACCCCGGAGGGGTTCCTCAACCGCCTGCGCCAGATCCAAGCCAATAAGATGAAGCTCCGCCAGCTGGAGCTCGCCAAGGCCCGGCTCGAGGAGAGTCGCCGCCTGGCCGACATCTCGCTGGTTGTGCTCAACACCTCACCATCGAAATCAGGTCCGCGTCCTAGACGCCTCGGACACAAGCGGCCCAACCCGCCGCGGGATTCGCCCAAGAATCGCGATAGCGTTAGCGTTTAA
- the LOC108133663 gene encoding uncharacterized protein, translated as MLKWAVNQPRNSYLAKELALGMETGLAEPKGSSYSEFHALRGKMKRKSLSAIVPGPGKENQMTSTPLPASSLMPRTPLLKDLSNILATPTPQGEKAEGIALGAVPGTIGGAPKYACTLPTFEAEYSPSSVIPGPLIALRGVGIPDSYFEKPRYLEQKPLPAPTQATTNQTRSSSQMGDVTLERMIDAILESNRKTTNIRPPRQHRHRHPLHHLKGTTSSAATHSPTYRPAFDPASDLREYWKSPSQRETSLTRFEEREVCSPARNPGQSRKRHSLQALRRQRVVRRKRKITTKISSSVRQSAQKLLAAAKSGGGGAHAPKRRHISPDSGHNSTSDFEELDAEEDLNPFGHFSAEATTKRRLSFSFSEDVFVEK; from the coding sequence ATGCTCAAGTGGGCTGTCAACCAGCCGCGAAACTCGTATTTGGCCAAGGAGCTGGCCCTGGGAATGGAAACTGGATTGGCGGAGCCGAAGGGATCCAGCTACAGCGAGTTCCACGCCCTGCGGGGCAAGATGAAGCGGAAGTCCTTGAGTGCGATAGTGCCGGGCCCGGGCAAGGAGAACCAGATGACCTCCACTCCGCTGCCGGCCAGCTCACTGATGCCACGGACTCCGCTGCTCAAGGACCTGAGCAATATCCTGGCTACCCCAACGCCTCAGGGTGAGAAAGCGGAAGGAATAGCCCTTGGAGCAGTACCTGGCACCATCGGAGGAGCTCCGAAGTACGCCTGCACGCTGCCCACCTTCGAGGCGGAGTACTCCCCGAGCTCCGTCATCCCGGGGCCTCTGATCGCCCTGCGCGGAGTCGGAATCCCGGACAGCTACTTCGAGAAGCCGCGCTACCTGGAGCAGAAGCCCCTTCCCGCTCCCACCCAGGCCACCACCAACCAGACCAGGTCCTCTAGCCAGATGGGAGACGTGACGCTGGAGAGGATGATCGACGCCATCCTGGAGAGCAACCGAAAGACCACCAACATCCGACCCCCAAGGCAACACAGGCACCGACATCCGCTGCACCACCTGAAGGGCACCAcctcctccgccgccaccCACTCGCCCACCTACCGCCCCGCCTTTGATCCCGCCAGCGACCTGCGGGAGTACTGGAAGTCGCCCTCGCAGCGGGAGACCTCCCTGACGCGGTTCGAGGAGCGGGAGGTGTGCTCCCCCGCCCGCAATCCCGGCCAGAGCCGCAAGCGCCACTCCCTTCAGGCCCTGCGGAGGCAGCGGGTGGTGCGGCGCAAGCGAAAGATCACCACCAAGATCTCCTCCAGCGTCCGGCAGTCGGCCCAGAAGCTCCTGGCCGCCGCCAAGTCGGGTGGAGGAGGAGCGCATGCCCCCAAGAGGCGACACATCAGCCCGGACAGCGGCCACAACTCCACCAGCGACTTTGAGGAGTTGGATGCGGAGGAGGATCTGAATCCTTTCGGTCACTTTTCGGCCGAGGCCACCACGAAGCGGCGCCTCAGTTTCTCCTTCTCGGAGGATGTCTTTGTGGAGAAGTGA
- the LOC138926123 gene encoding uncharacterized protein, producing MNFEKYMGHIVTNILYDNLPMTFDEILEAAAAHFDVSEEIVEPSVREAVKVGVFWNFIEKVNGNRYTIPSNHHKSHQYLAAAIALFIVDNSDETGSEDDSEDDFEDDWTS from the coding sequence atGAATTTTGAGAAATATATGGGACATATTGTGACTAATATTCTTTACGACAACTTACCAATGACATTCGATGAGATTTTggaggcagcagcagcccatTTCGACGTCTCCGAAGAAATAGTAGAGCCCAGTGTCCGCGAAGCCGTAAAGGTTGGTGTTTTTTGGAATTTCATCGAGAAAGTCAACGGAAATCGTTATACGATTCCATCGAATCACCACAAGAGCCACCAATACTTGGCGGCAGCGATTGCCCTTTTCATAGTGGACAATAGCGATGAGACTGGGTCTGAAGATGATTCTGAAGATGATTTTGAAGACGATTGGACCTCCTAA